Proteins from a genomic interval of Nitrospirota bacterium:
- the phoU gene encoding phosphate signaling complex protein PhoU, with product MRQRHFDEELVELKTKLLRMAGLAEDQIDKALTALVNRDSALARQVIERDHQVNALDVEIDEDCIRLLALHQPAARDLRLITTAMKIATELERISDLAENVCERAIELNEEPQLKPYIDIPRMARWARTMVKESIDAFVKDDATLARKVLTDDDFVDDLMEQLFRELLSFMLENPHTTSRAIRLSFIAKYLERMADHATNIAELVVYLVEGKIIRHTTPPAPSTNGLSQQ from the coding sequence ATGAGACAACGCCATTTTGACGAAGAACTCGTCGAGTTGAAAACCAAGCTCCTGCGCATGGCCGGTCTGGCCGAAGATCAGATCGATAAGGCGCTCACCGCATTGGTGAACCGCGACTCAGCCCTGGCCAGACAGGTGATCGAGCGGGACCACCAGGTCAACGCCTTGGATGTGGAGATCGACGAAGATTGCATTCGCCTGCTGGCCCTGCATCAGCCTGCCGCGCGAGACTTGCGGCTGATCACCACCGCGATGAAAATCGCCACCGAACTCGAGCGCATCAGCGACCTGGCAGAAAATGTCTGCGAGCGTGCGATCGAGCTGAACGAAGAGCCGCAACTGAAGCCCTATATCGACATCCCGCGTATGGCACGGTGGGCGCGAACGATGGTGAAAGAAAGTATCGATGCGTTCGTGAAGGACGATGCCACCCTCGCTCGGAAAGTGCTGACGGACGATGACTTCGTCGACGATCTCATGGAGCAACTATTCCGTGAACTGCTGTCGTTCATGCTCGAAAATCCTCACACGACGTCACGTGCCATTCGCTTGAGCTTCATCGCCAAATACCTTGAACGGATGGCCGACCATGCCACCAATATCGCTGAACTGGTGGTCTATCTCGTCGAAGGGAAAATTATTCGCCACACCACCCCACCAGCACCTTCCACCAACGGCCTCTCACAGCAGTAA
- the pstB gene encoding phosphate ABC transporter ATP-binding protein PstB: MDVADSTYPQEWPTPLKAETRALSFSYGNRLALKNLSLPIAEYQITALIGPSGCGKSTFLRCFNRMHDLYAGNRYEGEILLYPDQRNILAREVDPIEVRMRIAMVFQKPNPFPKSIYDNVAYGLRVRGTSERQLLDEKVEQALRNAALWEEVKDRLTARATSLSGGQQQRLCIARALATDPELLLLDEPTSALDPIATASIEELLLDLKRRVTILIVTHNMQQAARVSDWTAFMYLGELVEFGLTKQLFTTPSQKQTEDYITGRFG; the protein is encoded by the coding sequence ATGGATGTCGCCGACTCGACGTACCCTCAGGAATGGCCCACACCCCTCAAGGCGGAGACCCGTGCCCTCAGTTTCTCCTATGGAAACCGCTTGGCGCTGAAGAACCTGTCGCTCCCCATCGCCGAATATCAGATCACGGCCTTGATCGGGCCATCTGGCTGCGGGAAATCCACCTTTCTCCGCTGCTTTAATCGGATGCACGACCTCTATGCGGGAAACCGTTATGAAGGTGAAATTCTCCTGTACCCGGATCAACGCAATATTCTCGCGCGCGAGGTCGATCCGATCGAAGTGCGGATGCGGATCGCCATGGTCTTTCAAAAGCCGAACCCCTTTCCCAAGTCCATTTATGACAACGTCGCCTACGGATTAAGAGTACGAGGGACCAGTGAACGGCAGCTCTTGGATGAAAAGGTCGAACAGGCCCTGCGAAACGCCGCCCTGTGGGAAGAGGTGAAGGACCGATTGACGGCTCGGGCGACCTCGCTCTCCGGCGGCCAGCAGCAACGGCTCTGTATCGCCCGAGCGTTGGCGACCGATCCCGAACTGTTGTTGTTGGATGAGCCGACGTCGGCGCTCGATCCGATCGCGACGGCCAGCATTGAAGAATTGTTGCTCGACTTAAAACGTCGTGTGACAATCCTGATCGTGACACACAATATGCAGCAGGCGGCTCGGGTGTCCGACTGGACGGCCTTCATGTACCTCGGCGAATTGGTGGAGTTTGGCCTCACCAAACAGCTCTTTACGACACCTTCCCAAAAACAGACCGAGGACTACATCACCGGACGATTTGGTTGA
- the pstA gene encoding phosphate ABC transporter permease PstA: MSTQSLSHSSPSIARRKFAEALFKIVGLGSLTIAVGTLALLFGALLYQGARQIDWQFLMSFPSRHAAQAGILPAWVGSTLIMLVTAVVGIPLGVAAAIYLEEYARKTWMTELIEVTVTNLAGVPSIIYGLLALGLFVYILGLGESILVAGLTLALLILPVVIVTTREAIRAIPVEIREAAYGLGATKWQTVSHHVLPYSAAGILTGIILALSRAIGETAPIVTIGALTFIAFLPPAPFTTQPPYISFDWLFSPFTIMPIQMFGWVSRPGEDFAGNAAAAGVLLVGMTLTMNGLAIYLRYRMRKQVSW; encoded by the coding sequence ATGTCGACACAGTCGCTGTCCCATTCGTCCCCTTCCATCGCACGGCGCAAGTTTGCCGAGGCCCTATTCAAAATCGTGGGACTTGGCTCATTAACCATCGCAGTCGGAACCCTCGCCCTCTTATTCGGGGCGCTGCTGTACCAAGGTGCCCGTCAGATCGACTGGCAGTTCCTCATGTCATTTCCCTCTCGTCACGCCGCGCAAGCCGGCATTCTACCGGCCTGGGTCGGCTCGACCTTGATCATGCTGGTCACGGCGGTCGTGGGCATCCCGTTAGGCGTTGCAGCCGCCATCTACTTGGAGGAGTACGCACGGAAGACATGGATGACCGAATTGATCGAGGTCACGGTCACGAACCTGGCCGGCGTACCCTCGATCATTTATGGCTTGCTGGCGCTCGGGTTGTTCGTCTACATCCTGGGACTGGGCGAAAGTATCCTGGTAGCCGGCCTCACGTTGGCACTCTTGATTCTGCCGGTCGTCATCGTCACCACGCGTGAAGCGATTCGCGCAATCCCGGTCGAGATCCGGGAGGCGGCTTATGGATTGGGCGCCACCAAATGGCAGACGGTCTCGCATCACGTCCTCCCCTATTCGGCGGCCGGCATCCTGACGGGCATTATCCTGGCGTTGAGCCGGGCTATCGGTGAGACCGCCCCCATCGTCACCATCGGTGCTCTGACGTTTATTGCCTTTCTGCCTCCGGCTCCGTTCACGACACAACCGCCATATATCTCCTTCGACTGGCTCTTTTCTCCCTTTACGATCATGCCCATTCAAATGTTCGGGTGGGTGTCGAGGCCAGGCGAGGACTTCGCCGGCAACGCCGCAGCAGCCGGGGTGCTGTTGGTCGGGATGACCTTGACAATGAACGGCCTGGCGATCTACTTGCGATACCGAATGCGAAAGCAGGTGAGCTGGTAA
- the pstC gene encoding phosphate ABC transporter permease subunit PstC — translation MNTSSMAEQEAMHISKPNAFEEAAARRHARQRRERVIEGGLFLAALTSVAATVMIIAVLLSESIGFFKTVPLTDFFTDTLWTPLFANPHYGILPLLAGTLVTSAVGLLVAIPLGTVAAIYLSEFSSSRVREIMKPALELLGAVPTVVYGYFALLVVTPALQRLWPDLPGFNMLGPGIVIGIMIMPFVISLSEDAMRAVPMVLREGSYAIGATRLQTAWRVVVPAATSGLVAAYVLGISRAVGETMVVAIAAGQNPNLTWNPLEPAATITAYIVQVALGDLPHGSIGYQSIFAAGLVLAVMTFAFNILGHVLRKRFREVY, via the coding sequence ATGAACACATCCAGCATGGCAGAGCAGGAGGCGATGCATATCAGTAAGCCGAATGCCTTCGAGGAAGCGGCTGCCCGTCGCCATGCGCGCCAGCGACGCGAGCGAGTGATCGAGGGCGGGCTCTTTCTTGCCGCTCTGACATCCGTTGCGGCGACGGTGATGATTATCGCGGTGCTGTTGTCTGAATCGATCGGGTTTTTCAAAACGGTCCCGCTTACGGACTTTTTTACCGATACACTCTGGACCCCCCTCTTTGCCAATCCTCACTATGGGATCTTGCCACTGCTGGCCGGTACCCTCGTCACCAGTGCGGTTGGGTTACTCGTGGCCATTCCACTCGGAACGGTGGCAGCCATCTATCTTTCTGAATTTTCCTCGTCGCGTGTACGGGAAATCATGAAGCCCGCGCTAGAGCTTCTGGGTGCCGTTCCGACCGTCGTGTACGGGTACTTTGCGTTGCTCGTCGTGACCCCGGCGCTTCAACGACTCTGGCCAGACCTCCCGGGATTTAACATGCTCGGTCCCGGTATCGTCATCGGGATTATGATCATGCCCTTCGTGATCTCGCTCAGCGAGGATGCGATGCGCGCCGTACCGATGGTGCTGCGGGAAGGCTCCTACGCGATCGGCGCGACTCGACTCCAGACTGCCTGGCGTGTCGTCGTGCCGGCGGCAACCTCCGGCCTCGTGGCCGCCTATGTCCTCGGAATTTCGCGAGCGGTCGGCGAAACCATGGTCGTGGCGATCGCAGCGGGGCAGAATCCGAATTTAACCTGGAACCCCCTGGAGCCGGCCGCGACCATTACCGCCTACATCGTGCAAGTGGCGCTCGGCGATCTTCCCCACGGCAGCATTGGCTATCAGAGTATTTTTGCCGCCGGACTCGTGCTGGCCGTGATGACCTTTGCCTTCAACATTCTCGGACATGTTCTGCGGAAGCGATTTCGGGAGGTCTACTGA
- a CDS encoding PstS family phosphate ABC transporter substrate-binding protein, translating into MLVVRLVSCMAMAGFLGVFDSGTPLAQGTPTALIKVDGSSTVYPLTEAVAEEFQKANRGRIRVTVGIAGTGGGFKKFCRGETDIADASRPILKEEMDLCRKNGIAYYELPIAFDALTVAVSPKNTWITSMTVEELKTIWEPAAQSKITKWNQIHSDWPDAPIVLFGAGSDSGTFDYFTDAIVGKAKASRGDYTASEDDNVLVQGIENNKNALGYIPFAYYAAQMKKLKAVAIVGKNGPVLPSAENVIKGSYQPLSRPLFIYVSEAAAKRQEVKDFVEYYLTEGPKLIAEVRYIPLPEPAYGMARERFKQGVLGTGFGGVPEVGLAVEAIMSRPPKR; encoded by the coding sequence ATGCTAGTTGTCCGGTTGGTATCCTGTATGGCGATGGCCGGGTTTCTCGGAGTCTTCGACTCAGGGACTCCTCTGGCACAGGGCACCCCAACAGCTCTCATCAAAGTCGACGGATCGAGCACGGTCTATCCCCTCACGGAGGCGGTGGCGGAAGAATTTCAGAAAGCGAACCGGGGCCGCATCAGAGTGACCGTGGGCATCGCCGGCACAGGCGGTGGATTCAAGAAGTTCTGCCGGGGTGAGACGGACATTGCGGATGCCTCCCGGCCGATCCTCAAAGAAGAAATGGACCTCTGCCGGAAGAACGGCATTGCCTATTACGAACTGCCCATCGCCTTCGATGCCTTGACGGTGGCGGTGAGTCCGAAAAACACCTGGATTACGTCCATGACGGTCGAAGAGCTGAAGACAATCTGGGAACCGGCAGCCCAGAGTAAAATTACCAAATGGAACCAGATCCATTCCGACTGGCCGGATGCCCCAATTGTGCTCTTTGGCGCCGGCTCCGATTCCGGCACCTTCGATTACTTTACCGATGCCATCGTGGGAAAGGCTAAAGCCAGCCGAGGCGATTACACCGCCAGTGAAGACGATAACGTGCTCGTGCAGGGGATCGAGAATAACAAGAACGCGCTGGGCTATATCCCCTTTGCCTATTATGCCGCTCAGATGAAGAAGCTAAAAGCGGTCGCTATTGTCGGTAAAAATGGCCCGGTGCTGCCTAGTGCTGAAAACGTCATCAAGGGCAGTTATCAGCCTCTATCGAGGCCCCTCTTCATTTACGTCAGTGAGGCGGCGGCAAAGCGCCAAGAGGTCAAAGACTTCGTGGAGTATTACCTGACGGAAGGGCCGAAGCTGATCGCAGAAGTCCGCTATATCCCTTTACCGGAACCAGCCTATGGCATGGCCCGTGAGCGCTTCAAACAAGGTGTACTGGGTACCGGTTTCGGTGGTGTGCCTGAAGTAGGACTGGCGGTTGAAGCAATCATGAGCCGTCCTCCGAAACGGTAG
- a CDS encoding PstS family phosphate ABC transporter substrate-binding protein: MMMTHNVQQRICSVRPAQCLALVLALTSWCLWDEKATAEQANILVQSGNDSIAEQYQPAQGISGRVTIVGSDTMQPLMAKLAAAFRSFQPNTKFGVEGQGSSEAIREFMLGLSLQHRGDKSGGKGTQGASSSDLLASSRPLTDQERKGFVSHHGYEPIGIPIAMDAVAIYVHNDNPIEHLTLEQVDGLFSSSLKRSKGGRLTTWGQVGLKDQWSQQPIHLYGRNKKSGTREFFKHVALIDGELRDDVQEQPGSASEILAIAQDPLAVGYAGVGFQGSMVRIIPLTNEADGAAVLPSAESVANGQYPLARPLYLYVNKNQKEKLDPVVWEFVKFVNSRQGQETVARASLYPLTAAQISKNFEILGHSLVTAQNDVR, translated from the coding sequence ATGATGATGACACATAATGTACAACAGCGGATCTGCTCTGTCCGTCCAGCACAATGTCTTGCCCTTGTACTCGCTCTCACTTCCTGGTGCCTGTGGGACGAGAAGGCTACTGCAGAACAGGCCAATATCTTAGTCCAATCAGGCAATGACTCGATCGCAGAACAATACCAGCCTGCTCAAGGCATCAGCGGTCGAGTCACCATTGTCGGGTCTGATACGATGCAGCCCCTCATGGCGAAGCTCGCCGCCGCGTTCAGATCGTTTCAACCCAACACGAAATTCGGTGTCGAGGGGCAGGGATCCAGCGAGGCCATACGCGAATTCATGCTGGGCCTTTCCCTCCAGCACCGCGGGGACAAGTCAGGCGGCAAAGGCACACAAGGTGCCAGTAGTTCCGATTTATTGGCTTCGTCACGTCCGCTGACCGACCAAGAACGAAAGGGGTTTGTCAGCCATCATGGGTACGAACCAATCGGCATTCCGATCGCGATGGATGCCGTTGCTATTTATGTGCACAACGACAACCCAATCGAACACCTCACACTCGAACAAGTCGACGGCCTCTTTAGCTCCAGCTTGAAGCGAAGCAAGGGAGGACGCCTCACAACCTGGGGCCAGGTGGGACTTAAAGATCAATGGAGCCAACAGCCCATTCACCTGTATGGACGAAACAAAAAGTCCGGGACCCGCGAATTCTTTAAGCATGTGGCATTGATAGATGGGGAGCTCCGTGACGACGTGCAGGAGCAACCTGGGTCGGCATCGGAGATTCTCGCCATCGCTCAAGACCCTCTCGCAGTCGGCTATGCCGGCGTAGGATTCCAAGGTTCCATGGTCAGAATTATCCCCCTTACAAATGAGGCCGATGGGGCGGCGGTCCTACCCAGCGCTGAGAGCGTGGCCAATGGACAATACCCACTGGCCAGACCGCTCTATCTCTATGTGAACAAAAATCAGAAAGAAAAACTCGATCCCGTGGTATGGGAGTTTGTGAAGTTTGTGAATAGCCGCCAAGGGCAGGAGACCGTGGCCCGAGCGAGTCTTTATCCGTTGACCGCCGCGCAGATCTCCAAGAATTTTGAAATTTTGGGGCACAGTCTAGTGACGGCACAAAACGACGTGCGCTGA
- a CDS encoding porin: protein MQIWPLPQQSKDESTTFLRVILLRAFVLCLVLTLGINSTLAAVAAEPDIIGPQSGLTATPVADPSQRASVGQRLTIESTNLESLLLEKGLITQDDWIRLKAEEERRVFEQTPEMQMAGNPRWYERIRISGYTQFRISAGPTDGKMSIPLGDSNATHQPREFYMRRIRLVFQGQVSERLAFFLQGAFEGDQGTQNMFNKEIIDAYGDYYLTKDKVNRLRFGLHRAPNSFDTYRSSTNRQELDRHESVQSGAPGERDLGIAYYWSPKIAQDRFSQLAAYHNGPGDYGVFGVMVYNGQGRNKAELNGDKHVGVRLAYPFELPNGRLLETGVMAFRGIYSVTGAGSPTSTSSAAKCYDALNKEGGCDVNDQRLTAYLWTPPQPWGLLAEGTIGRNAKRNASNNTIEESSLRGGYVQGYYTWQYSDVGQLTPYVRFGEYYGGIKSISGAPDGQSRTWNFGLVWEPDTHWRFVTELMLKDGLNETLVRNQVQDQFDASLLRFQAQFFFN from the coding sequence GTGCAGATCTGGCCACTTCCGCAACAATCGAAAGATGAGAGCACGACGTTTTTACGTGTAATTTTACTACGAGCCTTTGTCCTGTGCCTGGTTCTCACCTTGGGCATTAACAGCACCCTGGCCGCAGTTGCGGCAGAACCAGACATCATCGGTCCTCAATCTGGTTTGACCGCCACTCCTGTTGCCGACCCAAGCCAACGGGCAAGTGTCGGTCAGCGCCTCACCATAGAAAGCACCAATCTCGAAAGTCTCCTATTGGAAAAGGGACTCATCACCCAGGATGATTGGATTCGCCTGAAAGCGGAAGAAGAACGCCGCGTCTTCGAGCAGACGCCGGAGATGCAGATGGCTGGCAATCCCCGCTGGTATGAGCGCATCCGGATCAGCGGGTACACCCAGTTTCGTATCTCTGCCGGACCCACCGACGGCAAGATGAGCATCCCTCTAGGCGATAGCAATGCGACCCACCAGCCACGTGAATTCTACATGCGGCGCATCCGCCTCGTGTTCCAAGGGCAGGTTTCAGAACGGCTCGCCTTCTTCCTTCAGGGCGCCTTCGAAGGCGATCAAGGAACACAAAATATGTTCAATAAGGAAATTATTGATGCGTACGGCGACTACTACCTGACAAAAGACAAGGTTAACCGGCTTCGATTCGGCCTACACAGAGCGCCAAACTCCTTCGATACCTACCGATCAAGCACTAATCGGCAAGAACTCGACCGGCACGAATCGGTTCAAAGCGGGGCGCCGGGGGAACGAGACCTCGGCATAGCCTATTATTGGAGCCCCAAAATCGCCCAAGATCGGTTTTCCCAATTAGCGGCTTATCACAACGGACCGGGCGATTATGGCGTCTTCGGCGTCATGGTTTACAATGGCCAAGGCCGCAACAAGGCGGAATTGAACGGCGACAAGCATGTCGGCGTACGATTGGCCTATCCGTTTGAGTTGCCGAACGGGCGACTCCTGGAAACCGGCGTGATGGCCTTTCGCGGGATCTACTCAGTCACCGGCGCCGGATCCCCCACCAGCACCAGTTCGGCGGCGAAGTGTTACGACGCCTTGAATAAGGAAGGCGGCTGCGACGTCAACGATCAGCGCCTCACGGCCTACCTCTGGACGCCACCGCAACCCTGGGGACTACTTGCCGAGGGCACGATTGGACGTAATGCGAAGCGGAACGCGAGCAATAACACCATTGAAGAGTCGTCGCTTCGAGGCGGTTATGTGCAGGGGTACTATACCTGGCAATACTCGGATGTCGGCCAGCTCACGCCCTATGTGCGCTTCGGTGAATATTATGGTGGGATCAAATCGATCAGCGGTGCACCAGATGGCCAATCGCGAACCTGGAACTTCGGTCTAGTCTGGGAACCGGATACTCACTGGAGGTTTGTCACTGAACTCATGTTGAAGGACGGACTCAACGAGACTCTGGTGCGCAATCAGGTGCAGGATCAATTTGATGCCTCCCTGTTGCGATTCCAGGCCCAATTCTTCTTTAATTAG
- the gspK gene encoding type II secretion system minor pseudopilin GspK produces the protein MPRSDERGIALLLTLLVLTLLVALILEFDVEARREYRDAAAFRDNFKATVLARAAVQAARGVLQQDFIKDKKTGQFFDAPTDIWAFPISNYAIGDGVLSAKIEDERGKLNLNELAAGGDPIAKKAKVLRFKRLFELVQVNPDLVDAIVDWVDQDEVPEASGAESPYYQTLRPSYRAANAPLQTLLELRLIKGMTPDLIEKLSKVVTVYPQEGESRVNVNTANPLVLQALDPRISQGVASDIIQARPFKTIQDLDRVSSFEEVGKELRLQNLYDIKSDLFLARLIVSVNEVTRNGTVVLRRDANTGVSSVLYYRVL, from the coding sequence ATGCCAAGGTCTGATGAGCGCGGCATTGCCCTTCTTCTAACCCTCCTGGTTCTCACCCTCCTGGTTGCGCTGATTCTCGAATTCGATGTCGAAGCGAGGCGGGAATACCGCGACGCCGCAGCGTTCCGCGACAATTTTAAAGCGACCGTGCTCGCACGTGCGGCGGTACAGGCCGCCCGTGGCGTGTTGCAGCAGGATTTCATCAAGGACAAAAAAACGGGACAGTTTTTCGATGCCCCCACCGACATCTGGGCCTTTCCCATCTCCAACTATGCCATCGGTGATGGCGTACTGAGCGCGAAAATCGAAGACGAACGGGGCAAACTCAACCTGAACGAATTAGCGGCCGGCGGAGATCCCATCGCCAAAAAGGCCAAGGTCCTGCGGTTCAAGAGACTCTTCGAACTCGTGCAGGTCAATCCTGATCTGGTGGACGCCATCGTCGATTGGGTGGATCAGGACGAGGTGCCGGAAGCCTCCGGCGCAGAAAGCCCCTACTACCAAACCTTGCGCCCCTCCTATCGCGCGGCCAATGCTCCCTTGCAGACGCTCTTAGAATTACGCCTGATCAAAGGGATGACACCCGACCTCATCGAGAAGCTCTCGAAGGTGGTAACCGTCTATCCTCAAGAAGGAGAAAGCCGGGTGAACGTCAACACGGCTAATCCCCTTGTCCTTCAAGCCCTCGATCCTCGTATCTCGCAAGGCGTGGCGTCAGATATTATCCAGGCGCGTCCTTTCAAGACCATTCAGGACCTCGATCGCGTCAGTAGCTTCGAAGAAGTTGGGAAGGAACTCCGGCTCCAAAACCTGTACGACATCAAAAGCGATCTGTTCTTGGCCCGTCTGATCGTGAGCGTCAACGAGGTGACCAGGAATGGGACCGTGGTACTCCGGCGCGATGCCAATACCGGAGTGAGCTCGGTGCTGTATTACCGTGTGTTGTGA
- the gspM gene encoding type II secretion system protein GspM: MKQMLKERWHHFSQRERIIVTTGGAVIAAVLVFLLIIDPLTASIDKLDRQASRKAKDSQELALVAQEYITKQARIAKLEQRMPKPPAQFSLLAFMEEATTTAQIRDRIGGMQPQAPLVVQGYQETSVDLRLDGVTLPQLLALLMAIEQAPYDVQVHHLQMKPKYDNPVNLDATLKIVTYAKV; this comes from the coding sequence ATGAAACAGATGCTGAAAGAACGGTGGCACCATTTCTCGCAACGTGAACGGATCATCGTGACCACCGGCGGAGCGGTCATCGCGGCAGTCCTCGTGTTTCTGCTGATCATCGATCCGCTCACCGCGTCGATCGACAAACTCGACCGGCAGGCAAGCCGGAAAGCGAAAGACAGCCAGGAGTTGGCACTGGTGGCACAGGAATATATCACCAAGCAGGCGCGGATCGCCAAACTCGAGCAACGGATGCCGAAGCCGCCGGCGCAGTTCTCCCTACTGGCGTTCATGGAAGAAGCGACGACGACGGCGCAAATTCGCGATCGTATCGGCGGCATGCAGCCACAGGCTCCCCTCGTCGTCCAGGGCTATCAGGAAACCTCGGTCGACCTACGGCTCGACGGCGTCACGCTTCCCCAGCTCCTCGCATTGCTGATGGCCATTGAACAGGCCCCCTACGACGTGCAGGTGCACCATCTCCAAATGAAACCGAAATACGACAACCCGGTCAATCTCGACGCGACGCTGAAAATCGTGACCTATGCCAAGGTCTGA
- the pilM gene encoding pilus assembly protein PilM, giving the protein MIAECVGLDIGQTAFKAVRFRRRLSGRESVEYFHLPVPYGRPEQMEPAHRAGMLRDFLWQHGLYGSGEIVTALPCQDVFVRTLSFPFRDASKLAQVVPFEMENLIPMPLEDVTVGSLLLPARESQEGTAKAKGSDVLVTAAPNEKIAEHIRFMASVDLNPSAITIDGMALFSVSQFLKEEGAQVPGDMAIIDVGASKTTLCLIHEGRPVLLRTVQWGGNHLTHALAVRHACSFAEAERRKRTLAVKEIDAWLEPVLKELRVSLHAYEGSVHQRLTHCWVSGGGSKLKELSGYMANQLGLKPVGPRQGFGASCPRAFSIAFGLSIHPNIVRPRWKSRLAGSGLVLDFKAGSQDASATGDASKHDRRLALWGGLILAVLGLVDLSTRVMLKDSTVKDLKRGLQTQYEQTFGPGASPGEELDQARYRVSQIEKGLSVVDGSRYNVLASLAELVKHVPPGVPLKVRELTMDGASIHLEGETTTFDAVEKIKQAFAAVETLQDVSISDTRVGAVPNQVVFRLTYMVQRP; this is encoded by the coding sequence ATGATTGCTGAATGTGTCGGACTTGATATCGGACAGACGGCCTTCAAGGCCGTGCGGTTCCGTCGCCGTCTGAGCGGGCGTGAATCGGTCGAATATTTCCACCTGCCCGTTCCCTATGGGCGACCGGAACAGATGGAGCCCGCTCATCGCGCAGGCATGCTCAGAGATTTCCTCTGGCAGCATGGCTTGTACGGCAGTGGAGAAATCGTCACGGCACTCCCCTGCCAAGACGTATTTGTCAGAACCCTCTCCTTTCCCTTTCGCGATGCCTCCAAACTGGCGCAGGTGGTTCCCTTCGAAATGGAAAACCTGATTCCGATGCCCTTGGAGGACGTCACCGTCGGCAGTCTGTTGTTACCGGCTCGCGAATCCCAGGAAGGAACCGCAAAAGCCAAAGGGTCCGACGTCCTCGTCACTGCAGCGCCCAACGAAAAAATCGCTGAACATATCCGGTTTATGGCCTCCGTCGATCTCAACCCCTCTGCGATCACCATTGACGGCATGGCCTTATTTTCGGTCAGCCAATTCCTCAAGGAGGAAGGGGCGCAAGTTCCTGGCGATATGGCGATTATCGATGTCGGGGCCTCGAAGACGACCTTGTGTCTGATCCATGAAGGTCGTCCGGTACTGTTGCGGACCGTGCAATGGGGAGGAAATCATCTCACCCATGCGCTCGCCGTCCGTCATGCCTGCAGCTTCGCTGAAGCAGAACGACGGAAGCGAACCCTGGCCGTGAAAGAGATCGACGCCTGGCTGGAACCAGTCCTCAAAGAATTGCGCGTCTCGCTCCATGCCTACGAAGGCAGTGTCCATCAACGGTTGACCCATTGCTGGGTATCGGGCGGTGGCTCAAAATTGAAAGAGCTCAGCGGATATATGGCGAACCAGCTGGGCTTGAAGCCGGTCGGTCCTCGGCAAGGATTCGGAGCGAGCTGCCCTCGCGCCTTTTCCATCGCATTCGGACTGTCCATCCATCCGAATATCGTGCGGCCCCGCTGGAAGTCGAGATTGGCCGGATCTGGTCTCGTCCTGGACTTTAAAGCCGGTAGCCAGGATGCATCGGCCACAGGAGATGCCTCGAAACACGATCGCCGATTGGCGTTGTGGGGCGGACTCATCCTGGCCGTTCTGGGTCTGGTAGATCTCTCCACACGCGTGATGCTGAAGGATTCGACGGTCAAGGACCTCAAGCGGGGACTCCAAACTCAATACGAGCAAACATTTGGTCCTGGCGCGAGCCCCGGAGAAGAGTTGGATCAAGCCCGCTACCGAGTATCGCAAATAGAGAAAGGGCTCTCGGTGGTCGACGGGAGTCGCTATAACGTGCTGGCCAGCCTCGCGGAACTGGTGAAACATGTCCCGCCAGGGGTGCCGCTGAAAGTACGAGAGCTGACGATGGACGGAGCCAGCATCCATCTGGAGGGAGAAACCACAACCTTCGATGCCGTCGAGAAGATCAAGCAGGCCTTCGCGGCAGTCGAAACACTGCAGGACGTGTCTATTAGCGACACCCGTGTCGGGGCTGTCCCGAACCAAGTCGTATTTCGGCTGACCTACATGGTGCAACGGCCATGA